One window from the genome of Actinomycetes bacterium encodes:
- the gpmI gene encoding 2,3-bisphosphoglycerate-independent phosphoglycerate mutase, with the protein MKKPVCLIILDGWGICCEEQGNAIELAHTPNMDGYSSSYPYTELVASGEAVGLPDGQMGNSEVGHLNIGAGRIVYQEYTRINKSISSGEFFENEVLVKAMHNAGQGKNNALHLMGLVSDGGVHSHIEHLEALVKLAVRQKVPRLYVHAFLDGRDVPPRSAIPYLERVNRMLEENGLGEIATVSGRYYAMDRDNRWDRIKKAYDAMVYRDGRHYSQAEELVQDSYDQGKDDEFVVPALVEVEDSESARIKDGDSIIFFNFRPDRARQITRAFIIEDFEKFDRGEKPPEVYFVCMTQYDKNINAPIAFPQNKIENTLGEVLAQHKKRQLRIAETEKYAHVTFFFNGGVEKPNPLEDRILIPSPRVATYDLKPEMSAYKVTDTLIENIEQNKYDVIVVNYANPDMVGHTGFLDAAIEAVKAVDTCVGRVIEKIIQVGGLGIITADHGNVEEMIDPVTGGTVTKHSNSKVPFIICDHSIKKLRDSGQPKLCDIAPTILDVLGIDKPLQMTGVSLIDKL; encoded by the coding sequence ATTAAAAAGCCGGTATGCCTTATCATTCTTGACGGCTGGGGAATATGCTGTGAGGAGCAGGGTAATGCCATAGAGCTGGCCCATACTCCCAATATGGATGGTTACAGCAGCAGTTATCCCTATACCGAGCTGGTGGCCTCGGGAGAGGCAGTGGGTTTGCCGGATGGCCAGATGGGGAATTCAGAGGTAGGCCATTTAAACATTGGAGCAGGAAGGATTGTTTATCAGGAATACACCCGGATAAACAAGTCTATATCCAGCGGAGAGTTTTTTGAAAATGAAGTGCTGGTGAAAGCCATGCACAATGCCGGTCAGGGAAAGAATAATGCCCTGCATCTTATGGGCCTGGTATCTGACGGTGGAGTTCATAGCCATATAGAGCATCTGGAAGCTCTGGTTAAACTGGCTGTCAGGCAGAAGGTTCCCAGATTATATGTACATGCTTTTCTGGATGGAAGGGATGTTCCTCCCCGCAGTGCAATTCCCTATCTGGAAAGGGTTAACCGGATGTTGGAAGAAAATGGCCTGGGAGAGATAGCCACGGTCAGTGGCAGGTATTATGCCATGGACAGGGATAACCGCTGGGACCGGATCAAGAAAGCCTATGATGCTATGGTCTACAGGGATGGCAGGCATTACAGCCAGGCAGAAGAGCTGGTACAGGACTCCTATGACCAGGGAAAAGATGATGAGTTTGTAGTTCCTGCCCTGGTAGAGGTGGAGGACAGTGAAAGCGCCAGGATAAAGGATGGGGACTCAATTATATTTTTTAATTTCAGGCCAGACCGGGCCAGGCAGATTACCAGGGCTTTTATAATTGAAGATTTTGAAAAGTTTGACCGGGGCGAAAAACCACCTGAGGTATATTTTGTATGTATGACCCAGTACGATAAGAATATTAATGCGCCCATAGCTTTTCCCCAGAATAAGATTGAAAATACTCTGGGAGAGGTGCTGGCGCAGCATAAAAAAAGGCAGTTGAGGATTGCTGAAACTGAAAAATATGCCCATGTTACTTTTTTCTTCAACGGGGGCGTGGAAAAGCCCAATCCCCTGGAGGACAGGATTCTTATACCCTCTCCCCGGGTAGCAACCTATGATCTGAAACCGGAAATGAGCGCCTATAAAGTTACCGATACTCTTATTGAGAACATAGAGCAGAACAAATATGATGTAATTGTGGTAAACTATGCCAATCCGGATATGGTAGGCCATACCGGGTTCCTGGATGCGGCTATAGAAGCGGTCAAGGCTGTGGATACCTGCGTGGGGAGAGTAATTGAAAAAATAATTCAGGTAGGCGGATTGGGTATTATAACTGCTGATCATGGAAATGTGGAGGAGATGATAGACCCGGTTACCGGGGGAACAGTTACCAAACATTCCAATTCCAAGGTGCCTTTTATAATCTGTGATCACAGTATTAAAAAATTAAGGGATAGTGGCCAGCCCAAGCTGTGTGACATAGCTCCCACCATCCTGGATGTCCTGGGTATCGATAAGCCGCTGCAGATGACCGGGGTTTCACTAATTGACAAATTATAA
- the tpiA gene encoding triose-phosphate isomerase, whose translation MRVPFIAGNWKMNMTHMEAIKFFNDFEFKFENRHNCDIAICPPFTALRSAQTLLEANDLKVGLGAQNMFYEESGAYTGEISPNMLKAMNIEYVIVGHSERREYFRETDQDINKKIKAAFNNGLKPILCIGETLDIRESGQAESHVLKQLTECLEGIELKQLMLVTIAYEPIWAIGTGKTATAGDANSMCRAIREKLASIYGQAAADAVRIQYGGSVKPGNISELMETSDIDGALVGGASLKVDDFLSIINY comes from the coding sequence ATGAGAGTTCCCTTTATAGCGGGCAACTGGAAAATGAACATGACCCATATGGAGGCTATCAAGTTTTTCAATGATTTTGAATTTAAATTTGAAAACAGGCATAACTGTGATATTGCAATATGCCCACCCTTTACTGCCCTGCGGTCAGCGCAGACCCTTCTGGAAGCTAATGATCTGAAAGTTGGACTGGGAGCACAGAATATGTTCTACGAGGAAAGTGGAGCCTATACCGGAGAAATATCACCCAATATGCTTAAGGCTATGAACATAGAGTATGTTATTGTCGGCCATAGTGAGAGAAGGGAATATTTCAGGGAAACCGACCAGGATATAAATAAAAAAATTAAAGCAGCCTTCAATAATGGGTTGAAGCCTATTCTGTGCATAGGAGAGACCCTGGACATAAGGGAGAGCGGACAGGCGGAATCCCATGTGCTCAAACAGCTTACTGAATGCCTGGAAGGTATTGAGCTAAAACAGCTGATGCTGGTAACCATAGCTTATGAGCCTATATGGGCCATAGGTACCGGAAAAACTGCTACTGCCGGAGATGCCAATTCCATGTGCAGGGCCATAAGGGAAAAGCTGGCTTCTATCTATGGCCAGGCTGCTGCAGATGCAGTAAGAATTCAGTATGGAGGCAGTGTAAAGCCAGGTAATATCAGTGAACTTATGGAAACTTCCGATATTGATGGTGCACTGGTGGGCGGAGCCAGCCTTAAGGTTGATGATTTTTTATCCATAATTAATTACTAA
- the secG gene encoding preprotein translocase subunit SecG, protein MGSVLLNIIFAIHIIGCLGVILLILLHSGKGGGIGGLFSGMVDTFDGSGIVEKNLDRITIIVGVLFAITTITLFILL, encoded by the coding sequence ATGGGTTCTGTATTGTTAAACATTATTTTTGCCATACATATAATTGGCTGTCTGGGAGTAATACTGCTCATCCTGCTGCATAGCGGCAAGGGCGGGGGTATAGGAGGATTATTCTCGGGAATGGTTGATACCTTTGACGGTTCAGGCATTGTGGAGAAAAATCTAGACAGAATCACTATAATAGTAGGTGTGTTATTTGCAATAACTACCATAACATTGTTTATATTATTGTAA